One part of the Ursus arctos isolate Adak ecotype North America unplaced genomic scaffold, UrsArc2.0 scaffold_14, whole genome shotgun sequence genome encodes these proteins:
- the EPHX3 gene encoding epoxide hydrolase 3 isoform X2 produces MWSLVFSAALVAAAVYGCIAFTHVLCRPRRGCCGRPRSTPPACLSNPTLGEHCFLTLKSSGLRLHYVSAGRGNGPLMLFLHGFPENWFSWRYQLWEFQSRFHVVAVDLRGYGSSDAPRDVDCYTTDLLMTDIQDVILGLGYSKCILVAHDWGALLAWNFSIYYPSLVERMVIVSAAPMSVYQDYSIRHIGQFFRSNYIFLFQLPWLPEKLLSMSDFQILKTTLTHRKRGIPHLTPSELEAFLYDFSQPGGLTGPLNYYRNLFRNFPLEPQELATPTLLLWGEKDTYFEQGLVGAISSRFVPGRLEAHILPGVGHWIPQSNPGEMHEYMWAFLRDLLD; encoded by the exons ATGTGGAGCCTCGTGTTCTCCGCGGCGCTGGTGGCCGCCGCCGTCTACGGCTGCATCGCGTTCACACACGTGCTGTGCCGGCCCCGGCGCGGCTGCTGCGGGCGCCCCCGGAGCACCCCGCCCGCCTGTTTGAGCAACCCGACACTGGGCGAACACTGCTTCCTGACCCTCAAG AGCTCGGGCTTGCGTCTGCACTACGTCTCAGCTGGACGTGGCAATGGGCCCCTCATGCTGTTTCTGCACGGCTTCCCAGAGAACTG GTTCTCCTGGCGCTACCAGCTTTGGGAGTTCCAGAGCCGCTTCCACGTGGTGGCTGTGGACCTACGGGGATACGGCTCCTCAGATGCCCCTCGGGATGTAGACTGTTACACCACGGACCTACTGATGACGGACATCCAGGATGTCATCCTGGGCCTGG GTTATTCCAAGTGTATCCTGGTGGCCCATGACTGGGGTGCGCTCCTCGCCTGGAATTTCTCCATCTACTACCCATCCCTGGTCGAGCGGATGGTAATTGTCAGTGCTGCCCCCATGTCTGTGTACCAAG acTACTCTATACGCCACATCGGCCAGTTCTTCCGTTCCAACTACATTTTCCTGTTCCAGCTTCCCTGGCTGCCTGAGAAACTACTGTCCATGTCTGACTTCCAG ATCCTGAAGACCACCCTCACACACCGCAAGAGAGGCATCCCACACTTAACCCCCAGCGAGCTTGAGGCCTTCCTTTATGACTTCTCACAGCCCGGTGGTCTCACGGGGCCCCTCAACTATTACCGAAACCTCTTCAG GAACTTCCCCCTGGAGCCCCAGGAGCTGGCCACACCCACGCTGCTGCTGTGGGGAGAGAAGGACACCTACTTCGAGCAGGGGCTGGTGGGAGCCATCAGCAGTCGCTTTGTGCCTGGCCGGCTGGAGGCCCACATCCTGCCAGGCGTGGGGCACTGGATCCCACAGAGCAACCCTGGGGAGATGCACGAGTACATGTGGGCCTTCTTGCGAGACCTGCTGGACTAG
- the EPHX3 gene encoding epoxide hydrolase 3 isoform X1 — protein sequence MPELVVTALLAPSRLTLKLLRAFMWSLVFSAALVAAAVYGCIAFTHVLCRPRRGCCGRPRSTPPACLSNPTLGEHCFLTLKSSGLRLHYVSAGRGNGPLMLFLHGFPENWFSWRYQLWEFQSRFHVVAVDLRGYGSSDAPRDVDCYTTDLLMTDIQDVILGLGYSKCILVAHDWGALLAWNFSIYYPSLVERMVIVSAAPMSVYQDYSIRHIGQFFRSNYIFLFQLPWLPEKLLSMSDFQILKTTLTHRKRGIPHLTPSELEAFLYDFSQPGGLTGPLNYYRNLFRNFPLEPQELATPTLLLWGEKDTYFEQGLVGAISSRFVPGRLEAHILPGVGHWIPQSNPGEMHEYMWAFLRDLLD from the exons ATGCCCGAGCTGGTGGTGACAGCGCTACTGGCGCCGTCGCGCCTCACTCTGAAGCTGCTGCGCGCCTTCATGTGGAGCCTCGTGTTCTCCGCGGCGCTGGTGGCCGCCGCCGTCTACGGCTGCATCGCGTTCACACACGTGCTGTGCCGGCCCCGGCGCGGCTGCTGCGGGCGCCCCCGGAGCACCCCGCCCGCCTGTTTGAGCAACCCGACACTGGGCGAACACTGCTTCCTGACCCTCAAG AGCTCGGGCTTGCGTCTGCACTACGTCTCAGCTGGACGTGGCAATGGGCCCCTCATGCTGTTTCTGCACGGCTTCCCAGAGAACTG GTTCTCCTGGCGCTACCAGCTTTGGGAGTTCCAGAGCCGCTTCCACGTGGTGGCTGTGGACCTACGGGGATACGGCTCCTCAGATGCCCCTCGGGATGTAGACTGTTACACCACGGACCTACTGATGACGGACATCCAGGATGTCATCCTGGGCCTGG GTTATTCCAAGTGTATCCTGGTGGCCCATGACTGGGGTGCGCTCCTCGCCTGGAATTTCTCCATCTACTACCCATCCCTGGTCGAGCGGATGGTAATTGTCAGTGCTGCCCCCATGTCTGTGTACCAAG acTACTCTATACGCCACATCGGCCAGTTCTTCCGTTCCAACTACATTTTCCTGTTCCAGCTTCCCTGGCTGCCTGAGAAACTACTGTCCATGTCTGACTTCCAG ATCCTGAAGACCACCCTCACACACCGCAAGAGAGGCATCCCACACTTAACCCCCAGCGAGCTTGAGGCCTTCCTTTATGACTTCTCACAGCCCGGTGGTCTCACGGGGCCCCTCAACTATTACCGAAACCTCTTCAG GAACTTCCCCCTGGAGCCCCAGGAGCTGGCCACACCCACGCTGCTGCTGTGGGGAGAGAAGGACACCTACTTCGAGCAGGGGCTGGTGGGAGCCATCAGCAGTCGCTTTGTGCCTGGCCGGCTGGAGGCCCACATCCTGCCAGGCGTGGGGCACTGGATCCCACAGAGCAACCCTGGGGAGATGCACGAGTACATGTGGGCCTTCTTGCGAGACCTGCTGGACTAG